The Podospora pseudocomata strain CBS 415.72m chromosome 1 map unlocalized CBS415.72m_1, whole genome shotgun sequence genome has a segment encoding these proteins:
- the SMC5 gene encoding Structural maintenance of chromosomes protein 5 (COG:B; COG:D; COG:L; EggNog:ENOG503NUF3; BUSCO:EOG0926071Q): MAPTTSLKRAAPDDADDYSFLRRRGGDGPRAYHDNDTTANESASTFQPGAIVRVKLRNFVTYSEAEFSLGPNLNMVIGPNGTGKSSLVCAICLGLGYPPNVLGRASAFGDFVKHGNDEAELEVELQRKAEDAENYVIGLVIRREDNSRKFTINGSRSTLKDVQKLMRSLRIQIDNLCQFLPQDKVAEFAGLTPVELLEKTLHAAAPQDMIVWQQELKQGFKEQKEVQSITDKTREDVKRMEDKQRLLQADVDKLRERKAIQEALIKLKQLRLIAQYQEAREHFNDARMRKKESQRAYKRLERSVAPALEAVNRKQDYSRKVRGVVTLRRRELEQAVAEADKALGPVESASGKMTQIENAIRTEEENFKDKRKRMGALRKEITDLKAKYAQEPKEFKAGEWNLQIRELDHQKREKQQKALDLVPERDAIKTEGYGLRQQKMALVQELEALDSQEGQLLNQLKNMNPDAAAGWAWLKDNQGGFEKEVFGPPMLTCSVKDKRYKDLVQSMLQGSDFFCFTTQTRADHKKLSDQLYGTLGLSVTVRTCFSSLDSFKPPMPQEQLSRYGFDGYVLDFLDGPAPVLAMLCAEKRLHQSALSLKEISDDQFEQIQKDELINYFSAGRKFYRIMRRREYGPGAVSTRVTGFSEGRFWTDQPVDGSEKLEIRRKIEEIDGKTDELLTKLKEVAEKHKTLTAEIKELEEKKSDLMAQKNQLQAEFTQWNGLPDKIDAKEKVQERTQKELDEAKARRVDLMRQLDDATVDMSKAVIKHFETLGAIRKMRQKLLEAQVWELEAESDVKCLKDKNAEITARLEDEKAKVEQAKKDVEEFRQTAGEAQDKVSEFLNDENRVALLAAARDRTVAEFEGLITAEQAKLEMIEAGNPQALEEYELYAQKIEQIRHAAENQETRLAQLNARIEEIQSQWEPRLDELVGQINDAFSYNFEQISCAGEVGVHKDADFDKWAIDIKVRFRQGETLQRLDQHRQSGGERAVSTIFYLMALQALAQAPFRVVDEINQGMDPRNERMVHERMVEVACREHTSQYFLITPKLLSELRYDPRMMVHVIVSGERVDETSTTKMNFGKFVQIQKRLKAQAGRL; the protein is encoded by the exons ATGGCGCCCACGACCTCGCTGAAAAGAGCTGCCCCAGATGATGCTGACGACTACAGCTTCCTACGAcgaagagggggagatgggccACGGGCTTATCACGATAATGACACTACCGCGAACGAATCAGCAAGTACATTTCAACCGGGTGCAATTGTGCGAGTGAAATTACGCAACTTCGTTACCTATTCCGAAGCCGAATTCTCTCTCGGGCCTAACTTGAATATGGTTATTGGGCCAAACGGCACAGGGAAAAGTTCGCTGGTCTGTGCCATTTGCTTGGGACTTGGTTATCCACCGAACGTACTGGGGAGGGCGAGTGCTTTTGGCGACTTCGTCAAGCACGGCAACGATGAGGCGGAACTCGAGGTTGAGCTACAGCGGAAGGCTGAAGATGCCGAGAACTATGTCATTGGGCTTGTCATCAGGCGCGAGGATAATAGTCGGAAGTTCACTATCAATGGAAGCCGTTCCACCCTCAAGGATGTTCAGAAGCTTATGCGGAGCCTTCGTATCCAGATCGACAACCTATGTCAGTTCCTACCACAGGACAAGGTGGCGGAGTTTGCTGGGTTGACTCCGGTAgagctgttggagaagaCTCTGCATGCCGCCGCGCCACAGGATATGATTGTGTGGCAGCAGGAATTGAAACAGGGATTCAAGGAGCAAAAGGAAGTGCAATCCATCACGGACAAGACTCGCGAGGACGtcaagaggatggaggacaAACAGCGGCTTCTGCAGGCGGATGTCGACAAACTTCGCGAGAGAAAGGCTATCCAGGAAGCGCTGATCAAACTGAAGCAACTTCGACTGATCGCTCAATATCAGGAGGCCAGGGAACACTTTAACGATGCCAGAATGCGCAAGAAAGAGTCACAGCGCGCCTATAAGAGGCTCGAAAGAAGCGTCGCGCCAGCCCTCGAAGCCGTCAATAGAAAGCAGGATTATTCTCGCAAAGTTAGAGGCGTCGTAACTCTTCGGCGACGAGAATTGGAGCAGGCTGTAGCCGAGGCCGACAAAGCGCTGGGTCCGGTGGAATCAGCAAGTGGGAAAATGACGCAGATCGAAAACGCGATTCGGACGGAGGAAGAAAATTTCAAGGACAAGAGGAAGCGGATGGGTGctttgaggaaggagatCACCGATCTGAAGGCAAAGTATGCACAAGAGCCCAAGGAATTCAAGGCTGGTGAATGGAACCTCCAGATT CGAGAGCTAGACCACCAGAAGCGCgagaagcagcagaaggCCTTGGATCTTGTCCCAGAACGTGACGCTATCAAGACGGAGGGATATGGTTTGAGGCAACAGAAGATGGCATTGGTGCAGGAACTGGAGGCCCTGGACTCGCAAGAGGGCCAACTTCTCAACCAGCTCAAGAACATGAACCCTGATGCAGCAGCGGGCTGGGCCTGGCTCAAAGACAACCAAGGAGGGTTCGAAAAGGAAGTCTTTGGGCCTCCCATGCTAACGTGCTCCGTTAAAGACAAGCGCTACAAGGACTTGGTCCAGTCCATGCTCCAGGGATCTGATTTCTTTTGTTTCACGACACAGACCAGAGCGGACCACAAAAAGCTGAGCGACCAGCTGTATGGGACTTTGGGCCTTTCCGTTACTGTTCGGACTTGCTTTAGCTCATTGGATTCCTTCAAGCCACCTATGCCTCAGGAGCAGCTTTCACGGTATGGCTTCGATGGCTATGTTCTCGATTTCCTCGACGGACCCGCTCCCGTGCTGGCCATGCTTTGCGCAGAGAAAAGACTACATCAGTCTGCCCTTAGCTTGAAGGAGATTTCCGATGACCAGTTCGAGCAAATCCAAAAGGACGAGCTCATCAACTACTTTTCTGCTGGTCGCAAGTTTTATCGTATCATGCGCCGGAGAGAGTATGGGCCGGGGGCGGTCTCTACGCGCGTCACTGGGTTCAGCGAGGGCCGGTTCTGGACAGACCAGCCGGTTGACGGTTCTGAAAAGCTCGAAATCAGACGCAAGATCGAAGAGATCGATGGCAAGACTGATGAGTTGCTGACAAAGTTGAAAGAGGTGGCCGAGAAGCACAAAACACTCACAGCGGAGATCAAGGAacttgaggagaagaag AGCGATTTAATGGCGCAGAAGAACCAATTGCAAGCCGAGTTTACGCAGTGGAACGGCCTGCCGGACAAGATAG ATGCCAAAGAAAAGGTCCAAGAACGCACCCAGAAGGAGCTTGACGAGGCCAAAGCTCGCAGGGTGGATCTTATGAGGCAACTCGACGATGCCACCGTGGACATGTCCAAGGCCGTCATCAAACACTTCGAAACGCTTGGTGCTATCCGTAAAATGCGACAAAAACTCCTCGAAGCCCAAgtctgggagctggaggccgAATCGGATGTCAAGTGCCTCAAAGATAAGAACGCCGAGATCACAGCCAGACTAGAAGACGAGAAAGCAAAGGTGGAACAGGCTAAGAaggatgtcgaggagtttAGACAAACTGccggagaagctcaagacaAGGTCAGCGAGTTCTTGAACGATGAGAACAGGGTGGCCCTTCTGGCAGCTGCTCGGGACAGGACAgtggccgagtttgagggaTTAATCACGGCAGAGCAGGCGAAGCTGGAGATGATCGAAGCGGGTAACCCCCAGGCGCTGGAAGAGTACGAGCTTTACGCCCAAAAGATCGAACAGATTCGCCATGCTGCGGAAAACCAGGAGACAAGGCTGGCCCAGCTCAACGCCAGAATCGAGGAGATCCAGAGCCAATGGGAGCCCCGCCTGGACGAGCTCGTCGGACAGATTAATGATGCTTTTAGCTATAACTTTGAGCAAATCAGCTGTGCCGGCGAAGTTGGTGTCCACAAAGACGCGGATTTTGACAAGTGGGCTATCGATATCAAGGTCAGATTCCGTCAGGGGGAGACACTTCAGCGGCTCGACCAGCACAGACAGTCTGGTGGTGAGCGTGCCGTGTCAACCATTTTCTACCTGATGGCTTTACAGGCTCTGGCTCAGGCGCCATTCCGGGTGGTGGACGAGATCAACCAGGGTATGGACCCGCGCAACGAGCGTATGGTTCAcgagaggatggtggaggttgcGTGCCGAGAGCATACAAGTCAGTATTTCCTCATCACACCCAAGCTGTTGTCGGAGCTCCGGTACGATCCTAGGATGATGGTTCATGTCATTGTCAGTGGAGAGCGGGTGGATGAGACGAGCACGACGAAGATGAACTTCGGCAAGTTTGTACAGATACAGAAGAGGCTGAAGGCACAGGCAGGGAGGTTGTGA
- a CDS encoding uncharacterized protein (EggNog:ENOG503P88E) — protein MGAVVSCIQSALRTIGRTIMAIINGIGNIIMAIVNGIINFLGIIVGFLTCNTCGGRRRHGGTTTRKSRGFGRRRHGTTAAI, from the exons ATGGGCGCCGTTGTCTCTTGC ATCCAGAGTGCTCTCCGCACCATCGGCCGCACAatcatggccatcatcaacggcatcggcaacatcatcatggccatcgtcaacggcatcatcaacttcctcggcatcatcgTCGGCTTCCTCACCTGCAACACCTGCGGCGGTCGCCGTCGCCACGgtggcaccaccacccgcaagAGCAGAGGgtttggaaggaggagacaTGGGACTACTGCTGCCATTTAA
- the rad16 gene encoding DNA repair protein RAD16 (BUSCO:EOG09260AZK; COG:L; EggNog:ENOG503NWVW) translates to MSSASTPQPVQPVQPVKLSLPLVYQQKLFEELRKEDELVVLARGLGLMRLITNLLHSYDAAGNNLIVIVNAEDRENAWIGEALAEHAAISMSPKARGLTVVNTDYTSVGAREKMYAGGGIFSVTSRILVVDMLTGLLNAETITGMLVLHADKAVATSLEAFIIRIYRQKNKVGFLKAFSDNPDPFTTGFSPLATMMRNLFLRKASLWPRFHVHVAQALEGKKKAEVIELEVPMTNAMREIQVAIMECVEVSIHELKKGNTGLEMEDWNLDSALLKNFDVLVRRQLDPNWHRVSWKTKQIVGDLTVLRGMLHSVLALDAVSFLQQLDTIHAAHSPPPGSTRQTQSPWLFLDAAQTIFDTAKKRVYASTQKAKADSSIDSLQPVLEEQPKWSVLADVLEEIDRDLFFEQQARDDSNGTILIMCSDTNTCRQLRDYLQTMHVKPRTEKRIEEVYDPEEDKPSAAYMMRKKLRNYLKWKREFAQVSATLFAENQKALSGAVDPRLAQSKSRAPSHKRRRVRGGGAVGSGSSRLENGSIPQCFEKPNEVAELMGQIDITEAEANQKDDLVMADPLEDMDDYYQLYDMQDLVVIHAYDGDQDEHVLEEVKPKYIIMYEPDASFIRRVEVYRSSHNDRNVRVYFLYYGGSVEEQRYLSTVRREKDNFTKLIKERASMSLVMTVDSSTEDPQEAFLRTINTRIAGGGKLSTATAEPPRVVVDVREFRSSLPSLLHGRSMVIVPCMLTVGDYILSPNICIERKSVSDLISSFSNGRLYSQCETMFQHYQNPMLLIEFDQNKSFTLEPFADLSGSISSLNSANAGEKDLQSKIVLLTLAFPKLRIIWSSSPYETAEIFERLKSQEKEPDPIAAVRAGLNDGEDVEGSQQGQGAAFNPEPGEMLAAVPGVTPKNIGSITAKMENIKEVANATVEELSALVGKEAGRQIERFFGRDLLEDS, encoded by the exons ATGTCTTCTGCCAGCACCCCCCAGCCTGTGCAGCCTGTGCAGCCTGTGAAGCTCTCACTGCCCTTG GTATACCAGCAGAAGCTGTTTGAGGAGCTCCGCAAAGAAGATGAACTGGTGGTTCTGGCCCGAGGTCTCGGCCTCATGCGCCTTATCACGAACCTCCTTCACTCCTATGATGCCGCAGGAAACAACCTGATTGTCATCGTCAATGCCGAAGACAGGGAAAATGCCTGGATTGGTGAAGCGCTCGCCGAGCATGCCGCCATCAGTATGTCACCAAAGGCCAGAGGCCTCACCGTGGTCAACACCGACTACACGAGCGTGGGTGCTCGAGAGAAGATGtatgctggtggtggtattttCAGCGTCACATCACGTATCTTGGTCGTCGATATGTTGACCGGTCTCCTTAATGCGGAAACCATCACTGGCATGCTCGTTCTTCACGCCGACAAGGCTGTTGCAACTTCGTTAGAGGCCTTCATCATCAGGATATACCGCCAAAAGAACAAGGTCGGCTTTCTGAAGGCGTTCTCCGACAACCCAGACCCGTTCACGACCGGCTTTTCGCCCTTGGCTACCATGATGAGGAACTTGTTTTTACGAAAAGCATCTTTGTGGCCACGATTTCATGTCCACGTCGCGCAGGCACtcgaggggaagaagaaagccGAGGTCATCGAGTTGGAGGTGCCAATGACCAACGCAATGCGTGAGATTCAGGTGGCCATCATGGAATGTGTCGAAGTCAGTATTCATGAGCTGAAGAAGGGCAACACGGGGCTTGAGATGGAAGACTGGAACCTCGACAGCGCTCTTCTCAAGAACTTTGATGTTCTTGTCCGCAGACAGCTCGATCCTAACTGGCACCGGGTCAGCTGGAAAACAAAGCAGATTGTGGGCGATTTGACTGTACTCAGGGGTATGCTGCACTCAGTCTTGGCCCTCGATGCGGtctcttttcttcagcaACTCGATACCATTCATGCTGCTCACTCGCCACCCCCTGGGTCGACAAGACAGACCCAGTCTCCGTGGCTCTTTCTCGATGCAGCCCAGACCATCTTTGACACTGCCAAGAAGAGGGTTTATGCCAGCACCCAGAAAGCGAAGGCAGACTCCAGCATCGATTCTCTGCAACCTGTACTCGAAGAACAGCCAAAGTGGTCAGTATTGGCCGATGTGCTAGAAGAGATAGACCGTGACCTTTTCTTTGAGCAGCAAGCCCGTGACGATTCCAACGGCACCATTCTAATCATGTGCTCGGACACGAACACATGCCGCCAGCTCCGCGACTATCTTCAGACCATGCACGTCAAGCCGAGGACTGAGAAGCGCATTGAGGAGGTCTACGATCCAGAAGAGGACAAGCCTTCAGCCGCCTACATGATGCGCAAGAAGCTGCGCAACTATCTCAAGTGGAAGAGGGAGTTTGCCCAGGTCAGCGCCACGCTGTTCGCGGAGAATCAAAAGGCGCTTAGTGGTGCCGTTGACCCCCGTCTTGCGCAGTCCAAAAGCCGGGCACCATCTCACAAGAGACGTCGGGTCCGCGGTGGTGGAGCGGTAGGCTCTGGCTCGAGCCGTCTAGAGAATGGCAGCATCCCGCAGTGCTTTGAGAAGCCTAATGAGGTCGCCGAGCTGATGGGGCAGATTGACATTACCGAAGCGGAAGCCAACCAGAAAGATGACCTCGTCATGGCTGACCCGTTGGAAGACATGGACGACTACTATCAGCTCTATGACATGCAAgatctcgtcgtcatccacgCCTACGACGGCGATCAGGACGAGCACGTGCTGGAAGAAGTCAAACCCAAGTACATCATCATGTACGAACCCGACGCCTCCTTCATCCGCCGAGTGGAAGTCTACCGCTCCAGCCACAACGATCGAAATGTCAGGGTCTACTTCCTCTACTACGGCGGCTCGGTCGAAGAACAACGCTACCTCTCCACCGTCCGCCGAGAGAAAGACAACTTCACCAAACTCATCAAAGAGCGCGCCTCCATGTCCCTGGTAATGACAGTCGACTCCTCCACCGAAGACCCCCAAGAAGCCTTCCTCCGCACAATCAACACCCGCATCGCCGGCGGCGGGAAgctctccaccgccaccgctgAGCCGCCCCGAGTGGTGGTCGACGTTCGTGAATTCCGCTCTTCTTTGccgtccctcctccacggccGGTCGATGGTCATCGTGCCGTGCATGTTGACAGTAGGAGATtacatcctctcccccaacatcTGCATAGAACGAAAATCCGTCTCGGatctcatctcctccttctccaacggAAGGCTCTACTCGCAATGCGAGACCATGTTCCAACACTACCAAAACCCTATGCTGCTCATCGAATTCGACCAAAACAAATCCTTCACCCTCGAACCATTCGCCGACCTGTCAGGaagcatctcctccctcaactcgGCGAACGCAGGCGAGAAGGACCTCCAGTCCAAGATTGTGTTGTTGACGTTGGCCTTCCCCAAGCTAAGAATAATCTGGAGCTCAAGCCCGTACGAAACAGCAGAGATTTTCGAACGGCTAAAGAGTCAAGAGAAGGAGCCTGATCCGATTGCCGCGGTGAGGGCAGGGTTGAATGACGGGGAAGATGTCGAGGGGAGCCAGCAGGGGCAAGGGGCGGCTTTCAACCCGGAGCCGGGGGAGATGCTGGCCGCTGTGCCCGGGGTCACGCCGAAGAATATTGGGAGTATTAcggccaagatggagaaTATAAAGGAGGTTGCGAACGCGACGGTTGAGGAGCTGAGTGCGCTTgttgggaaggaggcggGCAGGCAGATAGAGAGGTTCTTTGGGAGGGATTTGTTGGAGGATAGttga
- a CDS encoding uncharacterized protein (EggNog:ENOG503PXS0) has translation MSESNKKFSIQPIDEQEQDKGTFQKLSEETKKVLEAHSANPGPVISDNFNAQEEGTKEERHEKAKDLNN, from the exons ATGTCTGAGTCCAACAAGAAGTTCTCCATCCAGCCCATCGATGAGCAGGAGCAAGATAAG GGCACCTTCCAGAAGCTCAGCGAGGAGACCAAGAAAGTCCTAGAAGCTCACTCCGCCAACCCTGGACCTGTCATCAGTGATAACTTCAATgctcaggaggaggggaccaaggaggagcgtCATGAGAAGGCAAAGGACCTCAACAACTGA
- a CDS encoding uncharacterized protein (BUSCO:EOG09264U78; EggNog:ENOG503NWMY; COG:T; COG:Z), producing MPSILNDDDKETVKRHVPKQTNKIHAVAIARLYVAYPNRSKWTYTGLQGAVVLANDLVGNTYWLKMVDISPGNRGVIWDQEIFDTWSYNQDRVFFHTFELEECLAGLSFVDEKEAKQFLKKMNDREKNASKATLKTPFGGSAQAAPHKHHHGLLGGLFGHRHSSAPTPPESPRAPAASTRDNRSGSVNGYNAPPVLAPAPSAFATLDAFDPLWREHFGDDLKAQGLTDDFIQDNQDFIIDFLKEQQASQASQPVSAPPPPPPPVNGSGAGLRAPPPPPPPAGRPEAPSAPPAPPAPRRGAAPPPPPAPRRSANKLDAPAEREPTPPREDTPPLPSRPKFAVPPPIADAGKFARIEPVRSVPAPPAPGPPPPPRPPKTPIEDGEPSHRHAVPPPFAGQRSVPPPPPSRGTVPPAPPSRNAAPVHAPPPPLPPKAPASSAPPLPPMNSRPPPSLPVRSPAPPLPSSNAPPPPPLPASNAPPPPPLPSSHAPPPPPLPSSHAPPPPPLPASSAPPAPPLPPSGGAPPPPPPPPPPPGPGMSGIPPTSPPPPPAGGIPPPPPPPPPPNRDSGYSSSVPAAPALSSGDPGRGALLDGIRGAGGIKALKKVDRSQIRDRSGAQVPGNDTGPHGSGLPPAGVGAAAAGGAAGGGMADALALALEKRKNKVSKSDDEDDGDDWD from the exons ATGCCCTCAATCTTGaatgacgacgacaaggagaCCGTCAAGCGCCATGTGCCCAAGCAAACCAACAAAATCCACGCCGTTGCCATTGCTCGCCTCTACGTAGCGTATCCCAATCGGTCGAAATGGACATACACGGGGTTACAGGGTGCTGTGGTGCTGGCGAATGACCTGGTCGGCAACACGtactggttgaagatggtggacATCTCG CCTGGAAACCGAGGTGTCATTTGGGACCAAGAGATATTCGACACATGGAGTTACAACCAAGACCGTGTCTTTTTTCATACGTTTGAGTTGGAAGAGTGTTTGGCGGGGCTGTCCTTTGtggacgagaaggaggccaaacagttcttgaagaagatgaaTGACCGGGAGAAGAACGCGAGCAAGGCCACGCTGAAGACACCGTTTGGAGGCTCGGCGCAAGCTGCCCCGCACAAGCATCACCATGGTCTGCTTGGGGGTCTCTTCGGTCACCGTCACTCGTCCGCTCCCACTCCGCCCGAATCGCCACGTGCCCCTGCCGCTTCGACACGAGATAACAGATCCGGGAGCGTCAACGGGTACAATGCGCCGCCTGTTTTGGCACCGGCCCCCTCTGCCTTTGCTACCCTGGACGCCTTCGACCCGCTATGGAGAGAACATTTCGGAGACGATTTGAAGGCACAGGGTCTTACCGACGACTTTATCCAGGACAATCAGGACTTCATCATTGACTTCCTCAAGGAACAGCAGGCAAGCCAGGCCAGTCAACCAGTCTcggcacctcctcccccaccacctccagtcAATGGATCAGGGGCAGGACTGAgggcgcctcctccgccacctcctccggcagGGCGCCCGGAGGCCCCGTCGGCACCACCAGCGCCCCCGGCCCCGAGAAGAGGAGCAgcgccacctcccccgccggcTCCGAGAAGATCAGCCAATAAACTGGATGCGCCAGCCGAGCGCgagccaacaccaccgcgaGAAGacaccccccctcttccctcccgaCCAAAATTTGCTGTTCCCCCGCCCATCGCGGACGCTGGCAAGTTTGCGCGTATCGAGCCGGTTCGATCTGTGCCggcacctccagctcccggacccccaccgccgcctcggccacCAAAGACACCGATCGAAGATGGCGAACCATCGCACCGACATGCCGTCCCTCCACCCTTTGCTGGACAGCGGAgcgttcctcctcctcccccgagtCGCGGCACTGTGCCTCCCGCTCCACCGTCGAGAAATGCGGCACCAGTGCACGccccgcctccacctctGCCTCCCAAGGCCCCGGCTTCGAGCgcgcctcctcttccaccgaTGAActctcgaccacctccttcaTTGCCGGTTAGAAGCCCAGCTCCCCCTCTGCCATCATCCAatgcgcctcctccaccaccgcttcCAGCTTCGAATGcgcccccgcctcctcctctacctTCCTCACAcgcacctccccctccacccttGCCTTCGTCACacgcaccccctccccctcctcttccggcATCCAGCGCACCCccggcaccaccactccccccatcGGGCGgtgctcctcccccaccaccacctcctcctccccctccaggaCCAGGAATGAGCGGTAttccccccacctcccctccgcctcctccagcaggaggcatcccccctcctcctcctcctcctcccccccccaaccgaGACTCGGGGTACTCGTCCAGCGTGCCCGCCGCACCCGCCCTTTCCTCTGGCGATCCAGGACGTGGCGCCTTGTTGGATGGTATTCGTGGTGCTGGCGGTATTAAGGCACTCAAAAAAGTGGACCGGAGCCAGATTCGGGATCGATCTGGAGCCCAAGTTCCCGGGAATGATACGGGCCCTCATGGGAGTGGTCTTCCGCCTGCGGGAGTcggggctgctgctgctgggggtgCGGCAGGTGGTGGGATGGCTGATGCTTTGGCGCTAGCATtggaaaagaggaagaacaAAGTTAGCAAGAGTG atgatgaggatgacggggaTGACTGGGATTAA
- the TIF11 gene encoding Translation initiation factor 1A (EggNog:ENOG503P2UG; COG:J; BUSCO:EOG092652Y6) — translation MPKNKGKGGKNRRRGKNENDNEKRELTFKEDGQEYAQVLKMLGNGRLEAMCFDGVKRLGLIRGKLRKKIWINNGDIILVSLREYQDEKGDVILKYSADEARSLKAYGELPDTAKINETDTFGPGEDGDCGFEFDEDRDSDDEGGAAGASKDIEIDDI, via the exons ATGCCCAAGAacaagggaaagggaggcaAAAACAGACGTAGAGGAAAGAACGAGAACGA CAATGAGAAGCGCGAACTCACATTCAAGGAGGACGGGCAAGAATACGCCCAGGTCCTGAAGATGTTGGGCAACGGCAGACTCGAGGCCATG TGCTTCGACGGTGTCAAGCGTCTCGGTCTCATCCGCGGCAAGCTCAGGAAAAAGATCTGGATCAACAACGgcgacatcatcctcgtctcgCTCCGCGAGTACCaggatgagaagggtgaCGTTATCCTCAAGTACTCCGCTGACGAGGCTCGTTCTCT cAAGGCCTACGGCGAGCTCCCAGACACCGCCAAGATCAACGAGACCGACACCTTCGGCCccggcgaggatggcgacTGCGGCTTCGAGTTCGACGAGGACCGtgacagcgacgacgagggcggcGCTGCGGGCGCCAGCAAGGATATCGAGATTGATGACATTTGA
- a CDS encoding uncharacterized protein (EggNog:ENOG503P9C0), which translates to MERAMCRAASTHKALIPPLLSKAYNTRPGAKSWKPSVFKQANLPMALSWDPSQPVKDFAAAHKIESSEAVKTIPKQTRLTILRVQACRRHAFDHQHEPYLQPQEHPLTKKILWRCYEWKLNRPLWLYATATTNDGSTVVMRRQAECRTLAAIKAVIKANGFDSDGTALDGSGRVLYGTINLVIWSPKTLLNFEWNDLVEYLAGLVKTQILPSYVKMPGYPRMDSQRPQTQVPKPQTQRPNSQRPRGRKPEGFTIV; encoded by the coding sequence ATGGAGCGGGCAATGTGCCGCGCCGCCTCGACTCACAAGGCTCTCATCCCACCATTGCTGTCTAAAGCTTACAACACACGACCAGGCGCAAAATCATGGAAACCATCAGTCTTCAAGCAGGCAAACCTGCCCATGGCACTCAGCTGGGACCCAAGCCAACCAGTCAAAGATTTCGCCGCGGCACACAAGATCGAATCTAGCGAGGCCGTGAAGACCATCCCTAAGCAAACCAGACTCACCATCCTGCGTGTTCAAGCTTGCCGAAGGCATGCTTTTGACCATCAGCATGAACCATACCTGCAGCCCCAAGAACATCCTCTGACCAAGAAGATCCTCTGGCGCTGTTATGAGTGGAAGCTCAATAGGCCTCTCTGGCTTTACGCAACAGCAACTACTAATGATGGTAGTACTGTGGTGATGCGCCGCCAAGCCGAGTGCAGGACACtggccgccatcaaggctgTTATCAAAGCCAATGGCTTTGATTCAGATGGGACAGCGTTGGACGGGAGCGGCAGAGTTCTCTACGGTACCATAAATCTGGTAATATGGTCACCAAAGACACTACTGAACTTCGAATGGAACGACTTGGTCGAGTATCTGGCCGGGTTGGTCAAGACTCAGATTCTGCCAAGCTATGTCAAGATGCCTGGATACCCGCGCATGGATTCTCAAAGACCACAGACACAGGTCCCGAAACCACAAACTCAGAGGCCTAATTCTCAAAGGCCCAGGGGTAGAAAGCCAGAGGGATTCACCATCGTGTAG